The Sphingomonas alpina genome has a segment encoding these proteins:
- a CDS encoding helix-turn-helix domain-containing protein, translating into MPDTPHFDPPHSVAILAYQGLCLFEYATALEVLSNRRSADDRPLYAVASFSLEGSSILTDRGVPITVEASDEVFHDAQTIVVPGWRMGPVPDPIAAALAMAHRRGARIVSICTGAFVLAAAGLLDERHATTHWQYADQLARDHPRVSVDAMALYIDEGSIITSAGSSAGIDMLLHLMRRDFGAAACNAAARAMVVPPHREGGQAQYAETPVAEVHHKAFSMVIERLRRDPAGDHRIETLAATAAMSPRTFFRKFRAATGHTPYDWILLERIRLAKAMLAEGDLPVERIAERAGFGAADTFRHHFRRVVGTTPSQFRAAFQHDGNSLQAAE; encoded by the coding sequence ATGCCGGATACACCCCATTTCGATCCACCTCATTCGGTCGCGATCCTCGCCTATCAGGGCCTGTGCCTGTTCGAATATGCGACCGCGCTGGAGGTGCTGAGCAATCGCCGCTCGGCTGACGACCGTCCACTCTATGCGGTGGCGAGTTTCTCGCTCGAAGGATCGTCGATCCTGACCGACCGCGGCGTACCGATCACGGTCGAGGCATCGGATGAGGTGTTTCACGACGCGCAAACCATCGTCGTACCCGGATGGCGCATGGGCCCCGTACCGGACCCGATCGCCGCCGCGCTGGCCATGGCGCATCGGCGCGGCGCACGGATCGTGTCGATCTGCACCGGCGCGTTCGTGCTGGCGGCGGCAGGGCTGCTCGACGAGCGGCATGCGACGACGCACTGGCAATATGCCGACCAGCTCGCGCGCGACCATCCGCGCGTCTCGGTCGATGCGATGGCGCTCTATATCGACGAGGGCAGCATCATCACCTCGGCCGGATCGTCGGCCGGGATCGACATGCTGCTTCATCTCATGCGGCGCGATTTCGGGGCGGCGGCCTGCAACGCCGCTGCCCGCGCGATGGTCGTGCCGCCGCACCGCGAAGGCGGCCAGGCGCAATATGCCGAAACTCCCGTGGCCGAAGTTCATCACAAGGCATTCTCGATGGTGATCGAACGGTTGCGGCGCGATCCAGCCGGCGACCACCGGATCGAGACGCTCGCCGCCACAGCCGCGATGAGCCCGCGCACCTTCTTCCGCAAGTTCCGCGCCGCGACCGGCCATACGCCCTATGACTGGATCCTGCTCGAACGGATCCGGCTGGCCAAGGCAATGCTCGCGGAGGGCGACCTGCCGGTCGAGCGCATCGCCGAACGCGCAGGCTTCGGTGCCGCCGATACCTTCCGGCACCATTTCCGCCGTGTCGTCGGCACCACGCCGAGCCAGTTCCGTGCCGCCTTCCAGCATGACGGGAACTCGCTCCAGGCGGCCGAATGA